GCTAAAAAATTACTATCAGCGAATGATTCAAATAAATTTTGTACTGTTTTAATATTTAAAATTTGACTTTCTTGAACCTTTACAAGAGAACCTGCTATTAAAACATTTTTCATATCTATACTACTAGTTTGTTGGTATTCTGCCTTCCAATGAGTAAATTTTCCATCAATTGAATATAGTCTTACTTCAACAGTAAAGTCATCTGGCCCACCCCCCACTTGAATATAGCTTTCTGTATCATTTTCTAATACTGCAAATGAATTATCAACCCCATCAAGATCACATATCTCATTTGCTATTTGCTGTTTTGTTGGATCTAATATTTTATATCCATTTTCTGTTACTAATACCACTGTATCACTCCTATTTATACTTAGTTACTGTGTAAGTCTTTTTAATGCCTGATTTAATATTTCTTCAGAAGGTTAGCTATTACCATTTAAAATCAAACTTGAATCTTGATTTTTATATTCCTTTATTATTCCTTGTATCGAAGCAAATTGTTGCCAAAATGGATATGCATACTCATTAATATAGCCTAAAATTTGTGTACTTAGAAAATTAATATCTGTTTTTTCATTCAGAGGCCATTCAATAAATTCTCTTTCTTTTTTTAAGTTCCCAATATTAATAGAAACTGTTGGCCAATCTTTCCTTAGTTTTCAACCCTTCAATCGAAAGTTTAATTCTAAAATAACTTGGATTCAAATTTTTCATCCTTCCTATATCCTATATATGATTATAACTACACAAAATATGCAGTTTAGCAGAAATCTTTAATCTTTTATTACCACTAAAACTAAGCTCTTTCAATCTTATTTATACAACATAAAATTTTTTAGGGAAATCTTTTATTTTCTCAATTTCAAAATATTCATCAAAATTTTTTATTTCTTTTGTTTTATAAAATTTATTTATAGCTTCTATGAAAGATTTTAGATTTGGAGCAATAACATTTCTATCATTATCTGCATGCCAAAACTCAATTAATTGTCCCTTTTGCCCTGTGAAAATTCCACTTATATCATAACAAATATGGTCTCCACCACCATTATGAAATATTGGTATCCAATTTTCATTCCACCAATTATCAACATCAAAATCCAAACCAATCATTGAGGTTGCCTCTTTGGCTGAATCCAGTGCATCTTCTAACGGCATAAACATGGAATTATTCACAAAAGAATCATAACAATCATCACTTTGTCCATTTTTCCAATGATAAAGTTTCTTTAAGTCATTAGGTATAATAATGTTAAACTTTTCTTCTAAATTTTTAATTTCACTTTCTTTCAACGGATTATTAAGCTTTGAGTAAAAATCAGGTCTTAACTTTATTAAATTAGAATCTAATATCTCCAATATCTTCTCCATATTGCTTCAACTCCTCTTTTTAGTTGATTATAAAAAATATATTAATATCACTCTGGCAATTCAAACATTTACTAATCTTACTTGTCCTTTCATAGAATCCATATCTTCAAAACATTATTTTCTATATCAA
This window of the Clostridium estertheticum genome carries:
- a CDS encoding SMI1/KNR4 family protein, giving the protein MEKILEILDSNLIKLRPDFYSKLNNPLKESEIKNLEEKFNIIIPNDLKKLYHWKNGQSDDCYDSFVNNSMFMPLEDALDSAKEATSMIGLDFDVDNWWNENWIPIFHNGGGDHICYDISGIFTGQKGQLIEFWHADNDRNVIAPNLKSFIEAINKFYKTKEIKNFDEYFEIEKIKDFPKKFYVV